The Pecten maximus chromosome 11, xPecMax1.1, whole genome shotgun sequence genome has a segment encoding these proteins:
- the LOC117338439 gene encoding brevican core protein-like: protein MPQSQQYPRAAVLTIFISACLESYFLLVVVPELNKPTLLKLRVVLASGQIVLENNSGLENWFPNTALTTVGVVDSVIECGMLCKEAGFVSGTINGYNCDIVDDSCLKLLSNKRTWSFASAECASEGATLLYIDSNSEQLAIQQFMADQGLSNVWLGINDVTVEGDWRNEDGTKPSAYNNFKLGQPDDQFPGQDCGKVREKDGYEWDDDKCINVDSVICEIKKVGFP, encoded by the exons ATGCCACAGTCACAACAATATCCCCGTGCTGCAGTCTTGACTATTTTTATCAGTGCCTGTTTGGAGTCCTACTTCCTTCTTGTTGTGGTTCCTGAGCTGAACAAGCCTACATTGCTGAAGCTCCGAG TGGTGTTGGCAAGTGGTCAAATTGTCCTAGAAAACAACAGTGGACTTGAAAACTGGTTCCCAAACACTGCTTTGACAACCGTTGGCGTAGTAGATTCAGTTATTGAATGCGGCATGCTGTGTAAAGAGGCCGGGT TTGTCAGTGGAACCATCAATGGCTACAATTGTGACATAGTTGACGACAGTTGCCTGAAATTGTTGTCTAATAAACGGACATGGTCATTCGCAAGTGCGGAATGTGCTTCCGAAGGGGCAACACTCCTCTATATCGATAGCAACAGTGAGCAACTGGCCATTCAACAGTTCATGGCAGACCAAG gaCTTTCTAATGTCTGGCTAGGaattaatgacgtcacagtgGAGGGTGACTGGAGAAACGAGGATGGAACCAAACCAAGTGCTTACAATAACTTTAAACTTGGGCAACCCGATGATCAATTCCCAGGTCAAGACTGTGGGAAAGTGAGGGAAAAAGATGGATATGAGTGGGATGATGACAAATGTATAAACGTGGACAGTGTCATATGTGAAATCAAAAAGGTTGGTTTTCCGTAA